AGTAGCCGAATGAGGAATTTCCCTGCACATATCCCTACCAGCCAAAGCCAGACGCTTCCGCCCCAAAGGAGAGAGCCTGCGAGTGCAAAAGCCACCCAAATTGATATTTTGTATCTCAGTTTCATCTTGTCTGATTTTTTGATTTTATGCGGATTCCAGAGGTGAGGAAGTTGAGTTTCCATTTTTCATTTTCTCTATCCTCGTGTTTCCGACATTTTTTTTATGCGTCTTTCCGTCGGGTCGGTCGTTTTCGTTTCAGGGGCTTAAAAAGGTAGGGCTTAGGACAAACAAGGTTTTACGGCGAGAATACTACCTGCAATGAAATGGAAGTGTGGAGATTGTCGTCTAAACGGCTTGCCGCCCCGACCTTTTTTGTCCGTGGAAGCCTGGAACTACCTTTGCCGCTGACAACGAACAACCGATCCCGATGCGAATACATGGAGTAGAATGTGGAGAGGAACACCTGAGAGGGCAGAGCGAAAAAAATGAAAGGCAGCCTTCACAAGAAAGACTGCCATAATCGTGAGTAATAAGACGAAAAGAATGAAAACTATTGTCTGAACAGACAACTATTAGAAAAGAAAAACGGAGAAAGTTTCGTCTTTCTCCGTAGATAGTATTACCTTTGCAACAGGTTATTCGAGTTATGCAAAGCGTTGTGTGTCATTGCAGAAGATAGGTCGCTAAATCATTACCTGCTGAAAATCATAACTCACAAGGCTGTTCATAGCCAATTACTTAGACCTAAATGATAGATTTTCTGTGAAACCACTAGTAGTTTTTTCTGAAACTAATATCAGATTCGACGTACTGAAAAATTAAGTCTTATCAAAGCACACTTGGTACGGCTTTGACCGCTCTACTTTTCATTCCATGAGCGATTAACGCAACTCTTCTTCGATTACACGGAACTCGGTACGACGGTTCAGTTGGTCGCAGACTGACTGCTGCTCCTCGGTCAAAGGTGCTACGAATTCCTCGGTGAGCACATCGCCTTCCTTCAGGAAATCGTGCCGTTCGGCAATTTTGGCTGTCACCGTCTTGGGGACAGACTTACCGTAGCCTTTCCACGTAAGCCTGTCGGCCGCTATGCCACGACTCGTGAGGTAATCCACCACGGATTTGGCTCTGCGGTCAGATAGTCCGAGGTTGTAAGCATCGGGGCCTTTCCTGTCGGCATGCGAACCCAATTCGATCCGAATATCCGGATTGTCCGTGAGGATACGAATCAGTTCGTCCAAGCTCTTCATGCTTTCGGGGCGAAGAGTGGCTTTATCGAAATCATATAAAATATTTTGCAAGCCCTCGGCTTTCTCACGCGATGCAAGGAAAAAGTCCACATAGTAGGTCTCACTCTGCTTGGCGGTATCGGTCTTGAGTTCTACGTACTGATTCAAATAACCCGATGCTCCGGCAAGCATTACATAGCGAGTATCGCCCTGCACGCTCATCTTATAGGAGCCATCGTCACGAGTAGTCACGAATCCCTGTCCTACGGGGCCGCGTTCGCCTACGATCCTGACAGTGGCTCCGGCTATGGGATTTTCTTCTCTGTCCATCACATAACCTTGAATCTCGGTGTAGATAGCCGGCAGTTCGAAATGGAAGAGGTGCGACCATCCGCGTGCATCGCCTCGGTTGGAACAAAATACGCCTTTGACTCCGTTGTCCGGCAAAGCTCCTTCTTTGTTTTTGCCTTTGGGCTCCACAGCCAAGCCGAAATCATCGGCAGAGGAATTGACCGGTTGTCCCATATTGACTACATGCCATCGGCCGGTAGAGTCCAGCGTGGCTTTGAAAATATCCAGTCCTCCCAGACCGGCGTGTCCGTCCGAAGCGAAGAAAAGGGTACTATCCCCATCTATGAAGGGAAACATTTCGTCCCCCGGCGTATTGATGTCAGGCCCCAAATTCTCCGGTGAACCATAAGAACGATCCGACACCTTGACACGATAAATATCCTTGCCGCCATAGCTACCGCCTATATTGCTGACGAAATACAGGTAATCGCCGGATGCCGACATAGAGGGATGAGCAGCCATACGGAGCGAATCGCGCATAATGTCCACGAGCGAACCGTTGCTCCAACCGCCTTCTCCGCTCCGAGCGGCGGAATAGATCTGTACCGTACGGTCGTAATCGGCTCCTTGCTGCGCCAACGTATAATATATGGTACTACCATCGGGCGTGATCGTTGGCACGCCTTCATCCCATGGAGTATTGATTCCTCCGGACACGCTATCGGGACGTCCCCATCGTCCTTGTGCATCACGTTTGATGATATAAATGTCGTTGGGTTTCAGTCCCGTTATGCTGCTATTATCCAAACCGTCGTCTTTGCTTCTGCTCGATGTGAAATAGAGAGCCGAAGCATCGGGTGCATAGGCCGGGCCGAAGTCGCCCCGTGCCGAATTCCACTCGGCAGCTCGCCGTATCCGGTAACGTGTAGGATATTCCTTTTGCTGGCGGGCAAAGAGACACCCCTCCAAACCGATAGCTGCAAAATAACTTTTCGGATAAGCTTCCAAATATCCACGGAAGAGTGCCTCGGCTTCCTTATAGTTACCTCCTTGCTGATAAGTCTGTGCCAAACGGAGCAGTACCACAGAATCCGGATACCCGTAGCGTCTGGCATTCAGATAGCCACGCAAAGCTTTGGCTTGTCTGCCGGCGGCACGATAGTTTTCACCGGATCGGAAAGCCGTATAAGCTTTCATCTCCACCTGCTTTCGTCGGGTACGCCTGTATAATGTATTGTACATATCGGCAGCCTTGGTATACTCTTGGCGATCATGTGCCTTCTCCGCATCTTTCAACTTCACGCTCTTGCAGGCAGCAAAAGCAAGGCATACCAACAGGATAAGAAAAGGATAATGGATTTTATGATGTCCGCTGTACATATTAAGAAGAAAAGGGATAGGCTATGGGATATGAATCAGTTTGTGCATCTGTATGCTCAGACACCAAGCAGGAAAAGCCTTGACGAACTCAACGCAGCGAGTGATGGCAGAAGGATCGGGCTCCATGGCATCGTCTCCCGCGAAGATGGGGCTGACAAGATAATGCTGAGCAGTGGGCAATTCGTCGATCGGTGGAGGTAGAGGAGTATCGGATCCTAACGGGAAGCGAAACTCCCCCACTCCATCAGGGAAGTTTTCTTTCAGTTTTCCTATGGCTTCGGGCTTGGGACTACAGGAAATATAGTCTATACCTTTGGGTACGAGGCGAGTTCCGTTGGTCTCTATAGCTTGATAGTAACCAAGCCTGTGAAAATAAGCCGTAGCTTCTTCTGTAAGTTGCAGAGTCGGTTCTCCACCTGTCCAAATGAGAAAGCGTGTGGGATAATGTTCGATACTGCGGGCAATCTCCTCCAATGACATTTTTTTTCCTTGGGCAAAATCGGTATCACAATATGGACATGCCAAATTGCAGCCTGCGAGTCTGACAAAGACAGCAGCTCGTCCGGTATTGGCTCCTTCACCCTGAAGGCTGTGAAAGATTTCGTTTATGAGCATTGCTCCGTATTATCCTGTATTATAATGTATAGGAGGCCGAGCACTTACGAGTCTCGTCCACCCGACAACCGATCAGCGTTACTCCCGTGCCGGCCAACTGCATCGGCCCTACCACTTCTGTCAGATAAACAGCCATATTCTCCGCGGTGGGATTGAACGGTACTGCAACCAGATCGTCCGGCACAGTGGCACGCAAAGCAGGAAGCAACGGATCCTGCTCCCATAGCATCATCTTGTGATCCCAATGATCTTCAAGCCACTGACATAGCAACTCTTTGATTACGCCGAAATCGACTACACGCCCGATCGAATCAAGAGCCGGTGCACTGCAAATAAAGTGGATACGGTAGTTGTGTCCATGCAGATGTCTGCACTTGTGATCGTGCCCCACTACGCGGTGTCCCATGCTAATGTCGTGATAACGTTCGGCTGTAATCATATATTGTCAAAGCTAAGTTTCTGCTGTTCAAAGGTAATCAAATAATCCCCTGCTTCACGTATTCGGCTGTTCGGGTCTCGTCTGAAAAACATTTTTGTAATTTTTTGAAACACTCTTCAGATACATATTTTTTTCAGAAAAGCTGATTAGCGTGTATTCCTCTTCGGTCAATGAGCGAAAGAGAAACAAGGGACGACTAAAGAAGATTTAATTTGATTACTCCAGCCTCGACAATCGGTTGGGCTGGAGTATTTCTATGCTTTTACCATCCACACGGATGATACCCTCTTCCTCAAGCTGAGAGAGACTGCGTGCCAGTGATTGCCTGTTCACGCCAAATCGATCGGAAAGTTCTTTCCATGAAGATTCGACAACAATCCGATTGCTGCCATCCTTCGTATAAAGTTGAAACAGGTAGTCTCCGATCTTGCCCTGCAAACTTCGCAAGCTGAGCTGATGAATTTTCTTCATCAGGAAAGCACTGATATCGGAAATCATGCCTATGAAATTCTCCATCAGAGTAGGATACTTATGCATCATCCCTTTGAACTCTTCTTTCCCGATGCGGAAAAGAACACTGTCCTCATTAGCAAACAGGGTAACGGGTAAAATATTCTCCGAAGCAAAAAGAAGGGCCGGAGCCAAGATGCGTCCGACCGCCAAAGTATCTATCAGAATCTGCTTGCCGGAAGGCCCCACCATCTCAGCACGAATCTCACCTACACCCACGATTCGCAGGTCTTGGAGCTTGTCTCCACCGATAGCATATAGCTCTTCGGCTTTCAGCCGTTCCACTCTGTATGAACAACTCTCAAGCAGAGCTAAGAGCTCATCGTCTTTCATACCGACAGAGAGTCCGCTGCTTTTCCAGGCTTTCAGAAGAAGATCGAATTCGGGATCCATCGCAGCATCGTTTCCTTCAGTACATATTTTTCCGCTCCCATTGGTCGATGGCATCACGGATATCACATAGTTCCTGACGGATTTCTTTCAGACGACTGATGACTTCTTCCCTGCGCGTAGTACCATCATAGTCGTTCTTGAGAGCTTGCTTCGTGCCTGCAAGTGTGAGTCCTTTTTCCTTGGTAAGGTGGTGGATGAGCCGCACCATTTCGATGTCCTTGGCTGTATAGCGACGTGTGCCGCCGCCGGAAGTACGTGGCTTTAATGCCGGGAACTCCTTCTCCCAAAAACGCAGAGTGGAACCCGGCAGATCGAACATCCGCGCCACTTCGCTGATGGAATAAAATAATTTTCCCTGTTTTTGCTTTTTCATTTTTCAAGCCATACGGAAACAAACTCTGATCATCTGAGGATCAGGGCAAACTTAAAAAATTCTTTCAAGCAAAGTCTTTCTTTCGAGTCGGAGAAACGGCAAATACCGAGAACCAAAATGCCAACAAATAGGCACCTCGAACGAAGATCAGAGGGGATTCGACTGCCATTGTCAGGAGGATAGCAGGTAGGAAAAGGAGGAAATCATATCGGCGATCGCGATAGGCAAAATAAAACAAACCGCCTACGAATACAACCAAAACAACCATCCCGGGAATACCAAGCTGCATACCATCGGCCAGAAGCTGGTTGTGCGGATGCTTCAACAAAATATCCGTATCGATCTGCGCCTGCAATATATTGTCCATAGTGCCTAACCGAATACCTGTCAATGGATGCCGATTGATAGCATCCATGGCTATATCACGCATCTGCATGCGCTCTCCGTCCGCAAAAAAACGATGAGACAAGAGGCCGTTGAAGATAAAACCGCCTACGATGATAAGCATGAAAGAGGTGAACAAAAGTTTCTTTTTCTGGGATAGGAAAAAGGCTCGTACCAAAAAAAAGAACATGATCGACAAGGGAATGAAGAGCATGGCCAAGCGGCTTTGGGTAATGAAAGCAAAGCATGACAAGGCGACCAAACCATAGATCATTTCCACCGTAGATACCGTTTGCTCCCGATAAAAATACTGACGCACAGCGACTGCCATAAAAATAGCGAACACGCCTAAGAAGATATAAGTGGGATGAGCAAAATGCGTCCAATGGAGCATACAGAAGCTCGATGCCAATGTCGGAATATGAGTCTTCAGATAGAATTTATCAAAAGAAAACGGAGACAAAATGGATTGGCCATAGTACTGATTCAGAAGCAAAGAGACAACAATGATGCAGGATAAGTACACCAATACAAGGCGGAAAGAAAAAGAAAGAAATACGCCCCATTCCGTTCTTGTCGGACGCCAACAGCACAAAGCCAACGGCAAAGCCAATAAGGGAAGTCGCTGCTTAAGTGTATGCAGAGCGTCTTTAGTCTCTACAGCTCCGATAAGCCCCGTCATCTGAAACAGATAGTAAGCTACCAATAGAACAAGAATACCTACCGGCAGATAGAATTTCTTTTGAGCAATAGCATACACATAGGAAATACCACAGAAAAGCCATATCGCTCCGATGGCAAAGCCCAGCAGTTGGCCTACCGCAGCTACAACAAACGAGATAACCAGCAGCTTGCGGAAGGTAGTAGAATCTGTTAGAAAGACCGTTCTGACGCCCGTAGCAACAGTCATTCCACCCATAACGATGACAAAAATCCACACGAAGAAAGGTGGCATGGCCTTTTTCGGGTCGAAAACCTGCCAGTCTATCACCAATGGATATAATAAGGACAAGACTACGATACCGAGTATGAGAAATACAACGTTCATATTCTGCCGCAATAAGCGGACGAACCGAACCGAAAACGTTTCAGACATGATAGTGTTTGAAATAATTGATGAGGAAAAATAGCCGACCTCTATCGGGAAGATAAACCAAGTTTGTCGCTCAAATAACGGATACGCTTTTCAGCCTTTTCTCTCTCTCCCATGAAAGTAGTACGATAGCTGTACATTTGTGACAGACGAGCGGTCTCAGACAAGGATTTCACACCGGTCTTCGATACTTGGAATGTATGCATCGCTTTGCCTCCGGCCATCAAATCTATCCGAAGAGCATGTCCCTCGGAATCGGCCTGAATAAAAAGCTCACCCATTTTCACTGTCTCTTCGACAGGATAGGTCACTATTTCGTAATGCAACCCCATATCGGCAAATCGATAGTTAAGTGCAGCATCATAGGGAATGTCGCGAGTCTGTAGCATGGACTTGGTCTGCATATCCGTCACTCGGATAGCAGTATGATTGATAGCCTTGGCTCCGGCATAAACACTCAGCACAATAAGATTGCCAAGCGTGTCCGTACTGCAACGCAAACGAGTATGTTCCTGACCGGAAGCCTCACCGAAACCCGAGAGATAGAATTCAGGAAACCTTCCCTCCACAGAGGAAGTCTTACTGAAAGGATGGGACATGCTGTCGATCCGACCGGAGAGAACAAGCAAAGCACTATCGGCGAAGGCGAGATTGCGTTCGCATTCTTTGTACTCGGCCTGCCGGCTAAGAGACAAAGCCTCCTTACGAGCCACTGTATCGGTGGAGTAATGACGATGGAGACTGTCTGCCAAAATCCGAACTCCGGAATAATCGGCATGCTCGTATGCCTCGTGCATCAATGCAAGCAACTGCCCGGCTCCCGACTTTGTATCCTGCTTACAGCCAATAGAGTGCAATAAGAGGAGAAAAAGTAAGAAGGGGATAAAAATTCGTCTCATCATACCAATATATCTGCTAAATGCTATACTCATCTCTCTCACATACGATCAAAAAACGGAGAAGTGTACATAGCGTTTGGGATTGGCTTTGAGGTCGCGCAATAGTGCATCCGCACTCGAAGCCATACTATCCAGTCGCATGTAGAGCGATTTGTCGTTTAAGAGCATCCCGAGCGAACCGTTGGAATTGCGAATTTGATCGGAAAAGCTTCGAAGATTCTCTGATGTAGCCTGTAATTCGGCCATCAGAGCCTCCAGTTTCAACTGTTTCAATTCTTCCGAAAGCATTGCCACATTATCCGTAATGGTACGTGTATTGGCCATGACGGCAGGCAATTGCGTCCCGATGGACTTATCCAAAGAAGCAGTCAAACGATTTAGCCGCTGAGCCGTTGCTGCCATATTCTCCATCATTACGGCCAAATTGGGATTATTGACCATATTCGCCAGGCCGACAATGACTGAATCCACCTTCGGCATCATGTTCACGACAGAAGGAACGATCTTATTCGAAGTTACCGACATAATATCATCGGGAGTTTCAGACCGAATGGTATCCCCGGGATTCAGGTATCCATCCCGAGGATCGCCTTGTATGATGCGAAGCTCCGCTCCACTCAAAGCTGTCTGGTGAATGGCCAGATGGCTACCTTTGGGCATACGATATTCGGACTCGAGGTCAATACCCACAACGATAGAACGACCATTCTTATAGTCGAAGCTAAGAGACTTTACCACTCCTACCTTATAGCCATTGACCAATACGGGACTGGCAATGTTGACATTCTTCACTTCAGGGAAAGCGGCGTAATACACATTCGCCCGTTTGAAAACGTTGAATCCTTTCAGGTAGTTCAGGCCGAAGTACAGCAGAAAAAGAGCAATGAGAGTCAATGCTCCGATCTTTGTAGTCTTACTTATTCTCATTTCTTTTATTGTTACCTCTAAGTAATGCTTTCCGACAATTTCAATATATCTCTCTCACACGTTTGCCCGCTTCATAAACCACGATATAAGCATCAGGGAAACTTTTCCTGACTTTTTTCCGAAGGTGACGAGCCTCATCCTCGCTGGAAACCGCTCCTGTAAGATAAAAGAATCGACCGCCTCGTTGTTCAATGACCACCTTGTAACCTTTCAATCGCTTATCGCCATTTTTGAGCTTCGTCGTGGAAGACAGGATCTGTATTTTATAGGTTTTCTTCGCGGAATGAGCACCCTCATCCGGCTTTACAGCATGCCCCTTGGGAGCTATACTTTCCTTGCCGTCAGACATATCTGCCACCGAAGAAATACCATTGTCTTCAGGTTCGACTTCAACCTTATCCTCTTCCTCAGCAGCTTGTGGTGCGGGCTCGGACACCTTACCGGAACGTCTGTCATAATCCTCTTTGTATCGGGCAAATCCTCGGGCGATAGCCGAAGCCAATTCGTCACGCCCGGCTTCCGACCCCAAATAACGAGCCTCCGCCGGATTGCTTATAAAGCCCAGCTCGACGAGAACGCTCGGCATGGCAGAAAACACGAGTACAGCCAAATTGCCGAGCTTCACCCCCCTATCATGACGCCCCTTGGCCACAAATCCTTTTTGGATCTGTTGGGCCAGTTTGATGCTCTGATCCTGATACGTATTCTGCATCAGTTCGAACATGATATAACTCTCGGACGAACGGGGGTCAAACCCTTTATAAACGGTCCTATAGTCTTTCTCCATCAATATGACGGCATTCTCACGCTGGACTACCGCCATATTTTTACTGTTACGTTCATGTCCCATTACATAGGTCTCGGTACCATAGCCTCCATGACCTCGCTCTTGCGAATTGACATGAATACTGATAAAAAGGTCGGCATTGTTTTTATTGGCATATTCGGCACGTCCCATCAGGGTAACGAAGAAATCCTTCTCACGGGTATAAAGCACTTTCACATCCGGATGCTTGCTCTTGATCAGTCGTCCCACACGCAAAGCCACGGCCAAATTGATGTCTTTCTCTCGTAAACCATTACCGACTGCCCCCGAATCATGTCCTCCGTGTCCGGCATCGATAACCACGATAAACGCGCGATTCCGTTGGCCCTCCAGAGGCAAACATACGATCAGAAGGAGAGCTGTCATCCAGAGCAACAGATAGTGGGTATGGTTTTTCCTTGACATGAACTTTATTATCCCTTAAATGGATACAAAAATAAGGATTATCCGCAACAAACGAAGGCAATAAAAACTGCGATTTTCCTTTCAGCCCTTTAGAAATCCGGAACGGAACCAAGGTGTTGAAAAGATAAGGAACTGTAAAAAAAGACTGCACCGACTTCTCATACCAAGCTGAGAGAATCGGTGCAATGCTTTTCGAGCCTCTTGTCGGATTCGAACCAACGACCCCGAGATTACAAATCACGTGCTCTGGCCAACTGAGCTAAAGAGGCGGATGGGTAAGCTGGCTATATCGCGCCGCTACGACCTAATACCCTTGCTGCGATCAAGCCCTGGGGGAATCAAAGGGAGCATGCCGTATAGGACTTACCCAGGCGCAAAAGTAGTAATAATTCCATAACGACCAAATAATCGGACGGAAATAATCCGATTCTTTTTTCCTGACAGTGAAAATTCTTTTGGAAACAAATAGTCCCTGAGCCGACCGAAGTGGAGAAGATTTGCGATGCGAAATTCGATTCCCCATGGTTGATGGTTTTTACTATATTTGCCGGCCAAGAATGCTCCTATCGAGAGTATAAAACTCTTTGTAAAAGAGCTTATAGGATTGATATAGAACGATATTGACAAACAGTTTACGACCAAATAACAATGAATATGCCACATATACTCCCCGGCTCATCAGGCCGGTTCCATCCCGCCCGTATCCGTCATACCGCCCCGCCTTGTTCGGACAAAGCAAGAATATCCCTATGAC
This genomic stretch from Porphyromonas gingivalis ATCC 33277 harbors:
- a CDS encoding MlaD family protein; this translates as MRISKTTKIGALTLIALFLLYFGLNYLKGFNVFKRANVYYAAFPEVKNVNIASPVLVNGYKVGVVKSLSFDYKNGRSIVVGIDLESEYRMPKGSHLAIHQTALSGAELRIIQGDPRDGYLNPGDTIRSETPDDIMSVTSNKIVPSVVNMMPKVDSVIVGLANMVNNPNLAVMMENMAATAQRLNRLTASLDKSIGTQLPAVMANTRTITDNVAMLSEELKQLKLEALMAELQATSENLRSFSDQIRNSNGSLGMLLNDKSLYMRLDSMASSADALLRDLKANPKRYVHFSVF
- a CDS encoding MerR family transcriptional regulator, producing MKKQKQGKLFYSISEVARMFDLPGSTLRFWEKEFPALKPRTSGGGTRRYTAKDIEMVRLIHHLTKEKGLTLAGTKQALKNDYDGTTRREEVISRLKEIRQELCDIRDAIDQWERKNMY
- a CDS encoding O-antigen ligase family protein; its protein translation is MSETFSVRFVRLLRQNMNVVFLILGIVVLSLLYPLVIDWQVFDPKKAMPPFFVWIFVIVMGGMTVATGVRTVFLTDSTTFRKLLVISFVVAAVGQLLGFAIGAIWLFCGISYVYAIAQKKFYLPVGILVLLVAYYLFQMTGLIGAVETKDALHTLKQRLPLLALPLALCCWRPTRTEWGVFLSFSFRLVLVYLSCIIVVSLLLNQYYGQSILSPFSFDKFYLKTHIPTLASSFCMLHWTHFAHPTYIFLGVFAIFMAVAVRQYFYREQTVSTVEMIYGLVALSCFAFITQSRLAMLFIPLSIMFFFLVRAFFLSQKKKLLFTSFMLIIVGGFIFNGLLSHRFFADGERMQMRDIAMDAINRHPLTGIRLGTMDNILQAQIDTDILLKHPHNQLLADGMQLGIPGMVVLVVFVGGLFYFAYRDRRYDFLLFLPAILLTMAVESPLIFVRGAYLLAFWFSVFAVSPTRKKDFA
- a CDS encoding 7-carboxy-7-deazaguanine synthase QueE → MLINEIFHSLQGEGANTGRAAVFVRLAGCNLACPYCDTDFAQGKKMSLEEIARSIEHYPTRFLIWTGGEPTLQLTEEATAYFHRLGYYQAIETNGTRLVPKGIDYISCSPKPEAIGKLKENFPDGVGEFRFPLGSDTPLPPPIDELPTAQHYLVSPIFAGDDAMEPDPSAITRCVEFVKAFPAWCLSIQMHKLIHIP
- a CDS encoding OmpA family protein; translated protein: MYSGHHKIHYPFLILLVCLAFAACKSVKLKDAEKAHDRQEYTKAADMYNTLYRRTRRKQVEMKAYTAFRSGENYRAAGRQAKALRGYLNARRYGYPDSVVLLRLAQTYQQGGNYKEAEALFRGYLEAYPKSYFAAIGLEGCLFARQQKEYPTRYRIRRAAEWNSARGDFGPAYAPDASALYFTSSRSKDDGLDNSSITGLKPNDIYIIKRDAQGRWGRPDSVSGGINTPWDEGVPTITPDGSTIYYTLAQQGADYDRTVQIYSAARSGEGGWSNGSLVDIMRDSLRMAAHPSMSASGDYLYFVSNIGGSYGGKDIYRVKVSDRSYGSPENLGPDINTPGDEMFPFIDGDSTLFFASDGHAGLGGLDIFKATLDSTGRWHVVNMGQPVNSSADDFGLAVEPKGKNKEGALPDNGVKGVFCSNRGDARGWSHLFHFELPAIYTEIQGYVMDREENPIAGATVRIVGERGPVGQGFVTTRDDGSYKMSVQGDTRYVMLAGASGYLNQYVELKTDTAKQSETYYVDFFLASREKAEGLQNILYDFDKATLRPESMKSLDELIRILTDNPDIRIELGSHADRKGPDAYNLGLSDRRAKSVVDYLTSRGIAADRLTWKGYGKSVPKTVTAKIAERHDFLKEGDVLTEEFVAPLTEEQQSVCDQLNRRTEFRVIEEELR
- a CDS encoding 6-pyruvoyl trahydropterin synthase family protein; the encoded protein is MITAERYHDISMGHRVVGHDHKCRHLHGHNYRIHFICSAPALDSIGRVVDFGVIKELLCQWLEDHWDHKMMLWEQDPLLPALRATVPDDLVAVPFNPTAENMAVYLTEVVGPMQLAGTGVTLIGCRVDETRKCSASYTL
- a CDS encoding N-acetylmuramoyl-L-alanine amidase family protein gives rise to the protein MSRKNHTHYLLLWMTALLLIVCLPLEGQRNRAFIVVIDAGHGGHDSGAVGNGLREKDINLAVALRVGRLIKSKHPDVKVLYTREKDFFVTLMGRAEYANKNNADLFISIHVNSQERGHGGYGTETYVMGHERNSKNMAVVQRENAVILMEKDYRTVYKGFDPRSSESYIMFELMQNTYQDQSIKLAQQIQKGFVAKGRHDRGVKLGNLAVLVFSAMPSVLVELGFISNPAEARYLGSEAGRDELASAIARGFARYKEDYDRRSGKVSEPAPQAAEEEDKVEVEPEDNGISSVADMSDGKESIAPKGHAVKPDEGAHSAKKTYKIQILSSTTKLKNGDKRLKGYKVVIEQRGGRFFYLTGAVSSEDEARHLRKKVRKSFPDAYIVVYEAGKRVREIY
- the hcpR gene encoding nitrosative stress-sensing transcriptional regulator HcpR, whose product is MDPEFDLLLKAWKSSGLSVGMKDDELLALLESCSYRVERLKAEELYAIGGDKLQDLRIVGVGEIRAEMVGPSGKQILIDTLAVGRILAPALLFASENILPVTLFANEDSVLFRIGKEEFKGMMHKYPTLMENFIGMISDISAFLMKKIHQLSLRSLQGKIGDYLFQLYTKDGSNRIVVESSWKELSDRFGVNRQSLARSLSQLEEEGIIRVDGKSIEILQPNRLSRLE